The genomic stretch GCTGCTTCTTACTGTCCTTGGTGGTCCCACTGGCCTCCTGGGAGATCCTGTCCGTCTCTGTGCCCTCGTTGTCGGACGCCTCGCCCAGGCGAGCCCGACGAAGCATGGAGGCTCTAGTAGGCCTTGGGGCATACATGCTGTTGGAGCGGCTCAGGGCCTGGGACCCTTTGGAGGACTTAGAAGACTCCTCCTTCTGCAGGGGGGTGGTGTACTTCTTGCGTGCAGTGGGCCAGTAGCCCTCCTGGTCTGAAGAAATGGTATCAGGCCAGTAGGGTAAGCTGGAGCCCTGGGGGTCATCGCTAAGGTCCATGGAGCCATGTTTGCTCACACTACGTCTCATCCCCAGCCTCCTGCCTGGTTCAGGCTTACTATCTCTGCTATCTTCTCCCTGAGACCGCTGCTTTTCTGACAGGCGATTATGGGCTGACGGCTGGCGACTGGGCTCCTGGGTGAAGGAGCTGGCAGAGGACCTCTCCCTCTGAAGGCCACAGGTGATAGAGGGCTTCTTAGATCTGGTCTTGGGTGTAGTCTGGTTGCTGCGCTGGCTGGCAGTGCTGGCTGAGTCCATGTCAGACTCCCCAGACAGAGTGTCATCTATGGGGCAGGGAACTACATCAGTTTGGGCCTGGAGCTTGGCCTCCAGGGCAGCCAGAGCGTCCTCAGTCTCCTTGAGGTAGGAGTGGGTGTCCTGGCTGCAGATACCCTGGAACACCTCAGCAGGGTCTGGGTCATTCTGCGCAGGCTGGCTGGAGATGTGGGGGAGTCTGGTGACCTGTGCAGCATCACTTGGCTGGTCCTTAGTGAAGCTCTCCTGCCTGACCAGAGACACTGAGATCTCCTTGGGCTGAGGGCTGACTCTACCCTGGTAGTCCTGCTTGGGAGCTGACGAGTTGGGCTTCACAGTCTTCTGTGAGTCCTGTCCACCCcgttgtttggtcagggtggcTGTGGAGAACTGTGGTGTATTAGGAGGAGGTGGTAGTTTTCTCTCAGTCCTGGGCGTATTGGGTCTGGATCCCCGCTCCTCAGAGTCGATGTAGAATGATGTAGACTTGGGTGGAAGTCTgggcctctcctcttctctgctctGAGATGAACTCTTGTCTGTCATATCTGGTGTGGGCGTCGTCCTCTGTTCTACGATGGAGCCGTCGTCTGACTTACTGGCATCACTCAGGCTGTCTGGGTCTAGGTCATCCTGTACAGACAGGTTGTGGAGTCCCTCCTGTGGACAGAGGGCTCTGGAGCTCTTCTCTCTGACATCATAGGTAGAGTAAGTGTCCTGATGGACAAGAATGCTGGGAGTTGGAGTCTCATTCTTCTCCACCAACGGTGCCTGAGGCAGAATCCGCCGTGTTCTGGAACTCTGGCCTTCTGATTCCACACTTTTGACGTTGCGACTGAGCATCGCCTGATAGCCGGTCCTCCCACCAACTGAATGGAAACAGAAGGATGCATTTTTTATGAAGTTGATAATCAGGACTATAACTCATTATCATTTCAAATTCTGTGCAAATTCCCATCAGGTGACTTACCTCCTCCTGACAGCTCAATCTGTGAGGGGATGTCAAAGAGGCCTGAGGAAGGGCCAGAGTCTGTGTAGCTGTCTGCCAGGCTGGCCCAGCGAGACACCCACTTAGAACCACCAGACACCTGCATGAAGGATCACTAGTTATTCATGTCACAACAGCAGTCAGTAAACACAATAACGCTTACAATACAAGGAAAAATAACACAATCCCGTTCAAGAAATTATAATTTACGCTTTAAAAATCTATTAGGGAATAGACACATATACAGCTAGGGATGTTAGTGTCATTTCcagatataaaaaaatatcctaGGACAGCAAAAACATGCCAACCGCCACAAAGCCATTCCTATTCCTCAGATAGAAACCAAGGACACCACAAGAGAAAACCAGTTGGTCACATCCAAACCCAGCAGGAAGTAAAGAACTACAACACCAACACCCCCATAAACCAAAAGACACTACACAAAATCTGCGAGGGAGATAAGGAGAAACCATGGAGAATCAAGAGACCAAAACATGCAGATTTGTGCTTCCCAGTTTATTGACCCAGTAGATGAATTaaatgactgattgattgattgattgtttgtttGATTGCGTTAGCTCTGGGAATCTGTCACCACACGGAGGCCGGCTGGGGGTTTACCTGCAGCTGATTCTGTCCCTGCCCTGGAGCTGGCCTTAGATCCACAGAGCTACTCTCCCTACGCTCCTCCCTGTCCTGAGCCTTAACAGGCTTATATGATGCTGCTGCAGCGTCGCTGGGCTGCTCTGGCCCCTCAACAACCCCAAACACCTGTCAGAAACAAAGCATGATGTGTGAATGCTGTCGCTCCAGGGCTGTCGGCTGCCAAGTCCTCTGCGCTCCTGTGTGACACCCATGAAAGCTTTTGTTAGATAGCATGGCTGTCGGATACTTGACAAAGCAGGTTCTCAGGCTGAAGCGCATGGCATGACAAGGTGTGATATTAAAACAAACTTGGAGAGATAAGACTATTACAGAGAGTAATGCAAAAAGACTTGCCTGGTCTATCTTGCTGCGTGCCTCCACCACCTCTTCATCCTGGACCTCTGTCTCGATGGTGTAGGTGCCTGCTTCACTCAAGGCATCGTCCTCCTCATTCCCCAAGCTTCTGGGGCTTCCAACCTCCAGGATCCGTGCGGCCTCCAGGCTCCGTGCGGCCTCCAGGCTCCGTGCGGCCTCCAGGCTCCGTGCGGCCTCCAGGCTCCGTGCGGCCTCCATGGTGTGGTTGACCAGGGATATTAGAGGGGCTTTCAGGGGCACAGGCTGGTTGACGGTGGAGGTCTGAGTCAGATATGGGACAGGGGGCTGAGGGGGGCTTGGTGGGGTATGGTGGGAGTTGGGCACTGCTGCCATTTCTGTTGGTGGTGGGCTGATGGTAGGAGACACAGGTGAAGTCTTCCTCTCCCAGGTTGTGTTCATGCTCGGTCTAGTCTCCTGTCTGGACTCCCTCAGGAACTCAGCAGTGAAGTCCTGGGCCAGTTTAGACCTCCGGCCCACACTTCTAAAGGGCCTGGGCTGTATGGAGGAGGATTGGGAAGAGAAGCTAGTATTGATCCGATCCTCTGTCTTCTCCCGCCTCAGGGAGCCGGCCCTCTGGGGGCCTCCAGAGCCCGGGCCCTTCAGGGGTATGGTGTACTGCTGGGTGTGGGAGCTGGGGCTCAACTTCTTCTCCAGCTTGTTCCTAAGGGCCGGGCTGTCGGGCTGGACTGTGTTGCTGGTGAAGGTCTGTGAACGCTTCTTGCGTGGATTGTCATCAAAGAACTCGATGACGAAGGCCTGCTGGGGGTCTTCTTTGCCCTGGCTCTGAGGAGGGGAGTGAGTCTCTGGAAGGGAGCTGGACAGAAGGTCCTCTGAGTCAGGGGGTGTGAAGGGTCTAGAGGGCTTTGACTGGATAACCTGCTTCCCGTTCACAACAGAATCCTCAGAGTTGCCCCGAGTCCCATCCTCATAGTGATGGCCTGACGGTAAATACAGAAACATGTTAACTTGAAAGCTCTGACAGTAACAGTGGATTCAGTGTATAAATCATTGAGTCACTCACCTGTGGAAGCATTGTTGTAGATGGGCAGGTCACTGTTGGTGCTGAAAATGTCCTCTGTCCGAGACCACCTCTGCATCATGCGCACATTGCTTTGGTCCAGCCAATCAGCCACCTTGCTCTCTGCTGACATCACCTCCGTGGGTGCGGTGACCGCCTCCTTACTCAGGAGCTTGCGTTGCTGGCGGAAGGAGAACTTGGTCACATGGTCTTTGATCTTGATTTTACCAGGCATGCATTCATCAAACTCGATGGTGAAGGAGGCGTGGCTCTGCACCACAgggggtgtgggggtgggggttggGGGGAGAACAGGGACAGCAGGGGGGTCAGTGTCCTTAGTGGGAACCTCCTGGAGCTCCCGCTGCTGGAACTCCTTGGTGGGGATCTCAAAGTAGCTGGGCTCCCTGTGGTGCGAGTAGATGGACTTGGCCTGGCTATCTGACAGGGAGCCGTTGACCTCTTGTCTGTAGCTCTCGTTAGTATTCTCTGTAGGGGCAGACACAGGGGACAATATAGATAAATACTATACAGACCAATACTGTAAACTAGTGATTTTGGGGGGACGGGGAAATCAATAAAGTtgaatatcgcaatattatttgaCGATATTATATTGATATTTGATATCATTAGCATTAGCTAGCGCTTGTGAGCGCCAAAACTCACACTTTCATTtccctgactgatcaaaactagttTTATCATGCTCTCTCATctttctgcagcagacatatagtgagaaatatttttggaacatcaaatcgcaatatcGAATCACAATGCACAGAATTGTGAGAATCATGAGAAACGCAGGATATATCATAACGGCACCTAATTATCATGATAATaacgtattgtgaggtccctggcaattcccagccctactgTAAACTGCAGGCACAAAGGATATGCAGTATGAGTTGGGTAAGGGAAGGAATCACAGACACTACTCGAATGAAATATTAAATATGCAAAGGAAAACAAATCACAGAAAAACTCTGCCAAGTATTCCCTATAAATCTGCAGCCACAAATAATAAGGTGGCTTGActaagtaaacaaacaaaaacatcagCCAATCAATGGGTGCCAGGCCAGCTGTTCCAGCCAGGCTGGGCAGCATGAGGCTAACagtcaccctccctcctctctcctccaccctgtccCCTGGTCTTACAGGGGTAATCCATCACGAGGCACTGCCCGCTGGCCTGGGATGGCCCTGGACCAACCTGGCTCAGTGTGACACTGGCAGCTCCTGGTCACTAGTCGGCACTACAGAGCTAAACACCATCCATCTCTCAATGGATGTATTGAAAACTTTTGGTGTGATGCATAACAAAGTATTATGCTTGCCACTCTAATCAAATACATTTGGCTGTAACCTTTATGAGTTATCACAGCTAATAACAATATTGAAGTGCCAGGCCTCTTTCAGAGTGACATGCTCACGCTCACATATCCGGAGAAACAAATGAACTGATAGTATACGAATAGTAGAGAAGTGTTTGTTCAAGACCTGCAGGATCCTCGTCTGGCTGCTGTCCTTCACCGTGTTCAGCATCATCCTCCCCCCACCACGACGGCTGCCCATACAGAGGAGTGGGTCTGGACACTGGAGCCTCGCTGGccactaacagacacacacatgataagatacatggacagagagagaacagagtgagtactgcagcaactgccttaattttgctggactataataaatacaaaaactgaGTGATGTAATAGTCACATAGCAGAATGATTGCAAACCCTATAAAGTCTGGGTTTTAAGTGAAGCTGTGCATTGAAACATTGCAAATAAGCGTAGCACAAACAGTCACAGTGGATAATATTCTGCATTTTGTCCTACTAAAATGTTTCATCAATTTAATAACTTTGATAAGAATCAGCCATTGGCAAAGCAGGTAGAGGGGCCTGGAGTTATGAGGTCACGTGATACACAATCCTCGgaggaggagaatgagactgGACATGGTAATCCGAATCTTCACTAAAGGGGGGAGATGCAGAAATATAACAAATGAGAAGCTTTTCAAACACTGGTTTACGATGACTCATCTCTCCAGAGCAGAACATTGAGACGAACTGATAACCTtccatgtacagtatatggtcaTACAGTACTTGCTGCTGTCCTGCTTGAATGCATTATCACGGTTGAGCCATGTAGTGGTGGTCCCTAGATTCTAAAAGGTCACTTCTATAGATGCCAAAATACAGGTTGGTTCCACGCGCGTTTCCATATATGAGAGGTTGCTGACACAGTTAAATTATATTTATTGTTAATTGATTGTCACACAGATTCTAGGTTGGTAAGTGGTTTATAATTCAATAACAAATAAACCAAAATATATTCTTTACATTTTCTGTCTTTTATATAAAATTGCACTAACAAACCATATGAATCTGTTTTTATCCATCTCCTACATCTGACCAATAAGGGCACTAGGGCAGATTTCCTGTCACCCTCAATAATGTGATGACATCCAACAGCTGGTTGGCAAGCCCAGGGCACTAGCCTATATGGCATAAATCAGATTATCCACATGCCTGGTGTCTGTGAACTAAACAGACACATTAGGGCTCTCACACTGGAGTTGTAGTGCTTTGGTTTATTTAGGCCAAAGTGCTGTTGCCCAGGACACACAATAAGATAtcaacagagagggagggagggaaacagaaGGGCATGTCACTAATTCCATTTGGCTTACCCAATGCTTCATTTCTAGCTACACAGGATGGATGACACAGCCTAAAATGGTTTGTGGACTTTCTCTAGTGCTGCACTGAGTCATTTTAAgcttttctatgttggtgtgtatCATGAATGATGAAGCCGCTAATGAAAGACATGAAAATAAACTTTAAATCCAGAGCTCTTCTCAGGCAGTGGAAACCATAAGGATACATTTCCACATTACGTtctacaccgaacaaaaataaaacgcaacatccaacaatttcaaagattttactgagttacagttcataaaaggaaatcagtcaaatgaaataaataagttaggccctaatctataggtttcatatgactgggaatacagacttCCATTGGTTGGTCACagaaacctttaaaaaaaaagtagggtgtggatcagaaaaccagtcagtatctggtgttaccaccaaatcaaatcaaatcaaattttatttgtcacatacacatggttagcagatgttaatgcgagtgtagcgaaatgcttgtgcttctagttccgacaatgaggtaataaccaacaagtaatctaactaacaattccaaaactactgtcttatacacagtgtaaggggataaagaatatgtacataaggatatatgaatgagtgatggtacagagcagcataggcaggatacagtagatggtatcgagtacagtatatacatgaggtgagtatgtaaacaaagtggcatagttaaagtggctagtgatacatgtattacataaggatgcagtcgatgatgtagagtacagtatatacgtatgcatatgagattaataatgtagggtaagtaacattatataaaggtagcattgtttaaagtggctagtgatatatttacataatttcccatcaattcccattattaaagtggctggagttgagtcagtgtcagtgtgttggcagcagccactcaatgttagtggtggctgtttaacagtctgatggccttgagatagaagctgtttttcagtctctcggtcccagctttgatgcacctgtactgacctcgccttctggatgatagcggggtgaacaggcagtggctcgggtggttgatgtccttgatgatctttatggccttcctgtaacatcgggtggtgtaggtgtcctggagggcaggtagtttgcccccggtgatgcgttgtgcagacctcactaccctctggagagccttacgattgtgggcggagcagttgccgtaccaggcggtgatacagcccgccaggatgctgtcgattgtgcatctgtagaagtttgtgagtgcttttggtgacaaaccaaatttcttcagcctcctgaggttgaagaggcgctgctgcgccttcttcacgatgctgtctgtgtgagtggaccaattcagtttgtctgtgatgtgtatgccgaggaacttaaaacttgctaccctctccactactgttccatcgatgtggataggggggtgttccctctgcggtttcctgaagtccacaatcatctccttagttttgttgacgttgagtgtgaggttattttcctgacaccacactccgagggccctcacctcctccctgtaggccgtct from Oncorhynchus clarkii lewisi isolate Uvic-CL-2024 chromosome 25, UVic_Ocla_1.0, whole genome shotgun sequence encodes the following:
- the LOC139383299 gene encoding centrosomal protein of 170 kDa protein B-like isoform X5 — encoded protein: MIIDAPRVASEAPVSRPTPLYGQPSWWGEDDAEHGEGQQPDEDPAENTNESYRQEVNGSLSDSQAKSIYSHHREPSYFEIPTKEFQQRELQEVPTKDTDPPAVPVLPPTPTPTPPVVQSHASFTIEFDECMPGKIKIKDHVTKFSFRQQRKLLSKEAVTAPTEVMSAESKVADWLDQSNVRMMQRWSRTEDIFSTNSDLPIYNNASTGHHYEDGTRGNSEDSVVNGKQVIQSKPSRPFTPPDSEDLLSSSLPETHSPPQSQGKEDPQQAFVIEFFDDNPRKKRSQTFTSNTVQPDSPALRNKLEKKLSPSSHTQQYTIPLKGPGSGGPQRAGSLRREKTEDRINTSFSSQSSSIQPRPFRSVGRRSKLAQDFTAEFLRESRQETRPSMNTTWERKTSPVSPTISPPPTEMAAVPNSHHTPPSPPQPPVPYLTQTSTVNQPVPLKAPLISLVNHTMEAARSLEAARSLEAARSLEAARSLEAARILEVGSPRSLGNEEDDALSEAGTYTIETEVQDEEVVEARSKIDQVFGVVEGPEQPSDAAAASYKPVKAQDREERRESSSVDLRPAPGQGQNQLQVSGGSKWVSRWASLADSYTDSGPSSGLFDIPSQIELSGGVGGRTGYQAMLSRNVKSVESEGQSSRTRRILPQAPLVEKNETPTPSILVHQDTYSTYDVREKSSRALCPQEGLHNLSVQDDLDPDSLSDASKSDDGSIVEQRTTPTPDMTDKSSSQSREEERPRLPPKSTSFYIDSEERGSRPNTPRTERKLPPPPNTPQFSTATLTKQRGGQDSQKTVKPNSSAPKQDYQGRVSPQPKEISVSLVRQESFTKDQPSDAAQVTRLPHISSQPAQNDPDPAEVFQGICSQDTHSYLKETEDALAALEAKLQAQTDVVPCPIDDTLSGESDMDSASTASQRSNQTTPKTRSKKPSITCGLQRERSSASSFTQEPSRQPSAHNRLSEKQRSQGEDSRDSKPEPGRRLGMRRSVSKHGSMDLSDDPQGSSLPYWPDTISSDQEGYWPTARKKYTTPLQKEESSKSSKGSQALSRSNSMYAPRPTRASMLRRARLGEASDNEGTETDRISQEASGTTKDSKKQLSRLDMLALPRKRTSSFTTPSDTESSAPRTGFSNRSTESNSGSGRKASVARPSSKPVLGRASGAPCKPITRGRSSSAKYTSSTASSRRRQKGSDYTSTSEEEYDSGNQITPKHKRSQTPSASRSQPLIPPRPRARSRDSDQESHEGDAYQNWSSHSAEIAKLSQDLAKDLAILAREIHDVAGDTDPPSSSGVEANTPASTMTTQDELVHPIPEAGVNDQRAPPGSPAAGAPDQTMMNEQEHNSKHRGWNQEEVVVDDLMLNPVSQISLAIRENTEQLAEKIKVLFHKKQDIWEEIEAKINAENDIPVLKGSNKEITSILKELRRVQRQLEVINTIIEPSGNLEPAKTSTPISPSSASVRPSRAPSRDWRSLGSQRGEGGVSSSSSRSSESVRRSAMASEAESYEV